In Helianthus annuus cultivar XRQ/B unplaced genomic scaffold, HanXRQr2.0-SUNRISE HanXRQChr00c193, whole genome shotgun sequence, the DNA window AACCCGCTATTAACCGTTTTTTATATAGTTAGGGGTctaaaatcttttaaaaaattccgcacccccaggaaaaaaatcctgggtccgccactggtttTCACAATGGGTTGGGTTCGGTTTCCGTAATATATTACAAGAATTATAAAACAGTATAAACCAAACTATATGTTACAAACTTCTTATATACATTAAATACATGTACAACGTAATTCATTGTTtaaaaatcccaagcacttgcaGCAAAGATCTCTTTAACGAGTACCAGAACTCAACCTACCAGCACCACCAGATGATGCAGCAGATAACGACAGCCGCTTGGCCGGCCCCACAGTTGATTTCTTTTCTACAGtacctttctttccaaatccTAATGGGCTTGGGCTCGGGCTACGACCCGGGCTCTGACTGTGGCTCGGGGTTGGAACCATTGACTTGGTCTTAGTCGACCTTGGTGAGTTAACACGAGGTGAAGACACACGAGGCGAAGAAACAGGAGCTGTAGAGTCTTCACGGAATGAAGATACTGAAATGCTATGCCTCCTGTTTCGTGGGGACGGTGCAGGGTCAGTTTTGCTTTTCGGGCTTGATGGTGTGGGCCGCCTAGTGGATACTACAGATGGTGAACGTGGTGATGACGTGGAGGGTGACTGGTCAAGTCTTTTGACC includes these proteins:
- the LOC118489737 gene encoding protein IQ-DOMAIN 1-like codes for the protein LGNEWDNTRRSKEQIEASLQHKEEATARRERALLYAQTKQQMWRNPSKSGNPTFMDPNNPQWGWSWLDRWMAARPWESQAATDNELQPSLKLNRSSSSGDMVKRLDQSPSTSSPRSPSVVSTRRPTPSSPKSKTDPAPSPRNRRHSISVSSFREDSTAPVSSPRVSSPRVNSPRSTKTKSMVPTPSHSQSPGRSPSPSPLGFGKKGTVEKKSTVGPAKRLSLSAASSGGAGRLSSGTR